The Sphingosinicella humi genome has a window encoding:
- a CDS encoding acylphosphatase translates to MTVTAKRLRVRGRVQGVFYRGWTVERARSLGLSGWVRNRRDGSVEILASGPSEAIETLIEQCRQGPSAAQVTDVDVQETGEPAPDGFQQRPTE, encoded by the coding sequence ATGACGGTCACCGCCAAGAGACTCCGGGTGCGCGGCCGCGTCCAGGGCGTGTTCTATCGAGGCTGGACGGTGGAGCGGGCGCGCTCGCTCGGCCTCAGCGGCTGGGTCCGCAATCGCCGCGACGGCAGCGTCGAGATACTCGCCTCCGGCCCTAGCGAGGCGATTGAGACGCTGATCGAGCAGTGCCGCCAAGGGCCGTCAGCGGCGCAGGTCACCGACGTCGATGTGCAGGAGACGGGAGAGCCCGCGCCCGACGGATTTCAGCAGCGCCCGACCGAATAA
- a CDS encoding SLC13 family permease, with the protein MEGAQEYIDANSAVIGLIILAVMFVEFLRERYPVSVVSLLGACAFLATGLLDADGLFSAFSNSAPIAIGAMLILSGALMRTGAIEAVANVIVARAEKHPRLALIEVFAGMLVASPFMNNTPVVVIMIPIMFRLADVTGIPAKRLLMPMSILAVLGGCLSLIGTSTNLIVDGLAQEAGMLPFDIFEITPYGLAGLAAGIVGLLVLTPLLPKDLTSTEKRSGAAGGQHYLTELTIRAESQQIGKPVTKLPLFKRDAKLLGIKRGAETIRRDLEDHHLRANDRLVVRASAVELMTLRSSRDFDVGVTGTAGPPTKGDNVVETMVAPSHPWIGQRLGEIPFLHKLRVRLLGVARYNHLPGPDVTNVRIRAADRLLVAGDEVEIDRLRENQHLLGVDIAPTRAFRRDKAPIAVAALAVAVTLAALDVMSIAVAAILAVAAILVTRCIDAEEAWSAIDGDVLILIVAMLAVGFGLEEAGSVALMITWLTPLLIDASPALLVFLVYGFTVLLSELLSNNAVAAILTPIVIGLSRDLGIDPRPLVLALMIGASACFATPIGYQTNALVYAAGEYRFADFVRIGVPMNIIVGVAVCTAILFLY; encoded by the coding sequence ATGGAGGGGGCCCAAGAGTATATTGACGCCAACAGCGCGGTCATCGGGCTGATCATCCTCGCGGTGATGTTCGTCGAGTTCCTCCGCGAGCGCTATCCGGTTTCCGTCGTTTCGCTCCTCGGCGCCTGCGCATTCCTGGCCACGGGGCTGCTCGACGCCGACGGGCTGTTCTCGGCCTTTTCCAACAGCGCCCCGATAGCGATCGGAGCGATGCTGATCCTGTCGGGCGCGCTGATGCGCACAGGCGCCATCGAGGCCGTCGCAAACGTCATCGTCGCGCGAGCTGAGAAGCATCCGCGGCTCGCGCTCATCGAGGTGTTCGCAGGGATGCTCGTCGCGTCCCCGTTCATGAACAACACGCCGGTCGTGGTCATCATGATACCGATCATGTTCCGCTTGGCGGACGTCACCGGCATTCCGGCCAAGCGGCTGCTGATGCCGATGTCGATCCTGGCCGTGCTCGGCGGCTGCCTGTCGCTGATCGGCACCTCCACCAACCTGATCGTCGATGGTCTCGCCCAAGAGGCGGGGATGCTGCCGTTCGACATCTTCGAAATCACGCCCTACGGCCTCGCCGGTCTCGCCGCCGGCATCGTGGGCTTGCTCGTGCTGACGCCGCTGCTTCCGAAAGACCTCACCTCCACTGAGAAAAGAAGCGGCGCCGCGGGGGGGCAGCATTATCTGACCGAACTCACCATCCGGGCGGAGAGCCAGCAGATCGGCAAACCCGTCACCAAGCTCCCCCTGTTCAAGCGGGATGCCAAGCTGCTCGGCATCAAGCGCGGCGCCGAGACGATCCGGCGCGATCTCGAGGATCATCATTTGAGGGCGAACGATCGGCTGGTCGTCCGCGCCAGCGCGGTGGAGTTGATGACGCTGCGCAGCAGCCGCGATTTCGATGTCGGGGTGACGGGCACGGCCGGCCCGCCGACCAAGGGCGACAATGTCGTCGAGACCATGGTCGCGCCGTCGCACCCGTGGATCGGGCAGCGGTTGGGCGAGATCCCGTTCCTGCACAAGCTGCGCGTGCGTCTGCTTGGCGTCGCCCGCTACAACCATCTTCCCGGCCCCGACGTCACCAATGTGCGGATCAGGGCGGCCGACCGGCTGCTCGTCGCCGGCGACGAGGTCGAGATCGACCGGCTGCGCGAGAACCAGCATCTGCTGGGCGTCGATATCGCGCCGACCCGGGCCTTCCGTCGCGACAAGGCGCCGATCGCGGTCGCGGCTCTTGCCGTCGCGGTCACGCTCGCCGCGCTTGATGTCATGTCCATTGCCGTGGCCGCCATTCTCGCCGTCGCGGCCATTCTGGTCACGCGCTGCATCGATGCCGAGGAGGCGTGGAGCGCGATCGACGGCGACGTCCTGATCCTGATCGTCGCCATGCTGGCCGTCGGCTTCGGGCTGGAGGAAGCGGGCAGCGTCGCCCTCATGATCACGTGGCTGACGCCCCTGCTTATCGACGCCTCGCCGGCCTTGCTGGTCTTCCTCGTCTACGGTTTCACCGTCCTCCTGTCGGAGCTACTCAGCAACAATGCCGTCGCGGCGATATTGACGCCTATCGTGATCGGCCTCTCCCGAGACCTCGGCATCGATCCCCGCCCCCTGGTGCTCGCCTTGATGATCGGGGCGTCGGCATGCTTCGCCACCCCGATCGGCTATCAGACCAACGCCCTCGTTTACGCGGCCGGCGAATATCGCTTCGCCGACTTCGTCAGGATCGGGGTGCCGATGAACATCATCGTCGGCGTGGCAGTCTGCACCGCCATCCTCTTCCTCTACTGA
- a CDS encoding DNA-methyltransferase, with the protein MTRPGRSTGGEASLAEEVAAAQPCEWRVGKQRIVHGDSVDLLARLPAASIDVIVTSPPYNIGVAYNSYDDQRPRADYLAWLARIAGELARVLAPSGSFFLNVGGTNSDPWIAMDVAGAFRDSFVLQNHIVWVKSVSIGEDTVGHFKPITSRRYLNNNHEAVFHFTKTGAVEVDRLAVGVPYKDKTNISRWKHGSPVRCAGNSWFIPYRTVKSRAQKFDHPAGFPVELPERCIKLHGVANATVLDPFLGAGSTLVAAEKLGCTGTGFEIDPAYAKAAVARLRAGER; encoded by the coding sequence GTGACCAGACCGGGCCGGTCGACCGGTGGCGAGGCTTCCCTTGCCGAGGAGGTTGCCGCCGCGCAGCCTTGCGAATGGCGGGTGGGAAAACAACGCATCGTCCACGGGGACAGCGTCGACCTGCTCGCCCGCCTGCCCGCCGCGTCGATCGACGTCATCGTAACCTCGCCGCCCTACAATATCGGCGTCGCCTACAACAGCTATGACGACCAGCGGCCGCGTGCGGACTATCTCGCCTGGCTTGCTCGTATCGCTGGGGAGCTGGCCCGCGTGCTGGCGCCCAGCGGCTCCTTTTTCCTCAATGTCGGCGGCACCAACTCGGATCCCTGGATCGCGATGGACGTGGCGGGCGCCTTTCGCGACAGCTTCGTGCTCCAGAATCATATCGTCTGGGTGAAGTCGGTCAGCATCGGCGAGGACACCGTCGGCCACTTCAAGCCGATCACCAGCCGCCGCTATCTCAACAACAATCACGAGGCCGTATTCCATTTCACGAAGACCGGCGCGGTCGAGGTGGACCGGCTCGCCGTCGGCGTACCCTACAAGGACAAGACCAACATCTCGCGCTGGAAACATGGTTCCCCCGTTCGCTGCGCGGGGAACAGCTGGTTCATCCCCTACCGAACGGTGAAGTCGCGCGCGCAGAAGTTCGATCATCCGGCGGGCTTTCCCGTCGAGCTGCCGGAGCGCTGTATCAAGCTCCACGGGGTCGCCAATGCGACCGTGCTGGACCCGTTCCTCGGCGCCGGCAGCACCCTCGTCGCCGCGGAGAAGCTGGGCTGCACGGGAACCGGCTTCGAGATCGACCCGGCCTATGCCAAGGCGGCCGTCGCTCGCCTGAGAGCCGGGGAGCGCTAG
- a CDS encoding antibiotic biosynthesis monooxygenase has protein sequence MICRLWRGWTSPANAAAYERIVRGEVIPGIEARRIPGFRHIDLMRRDAGDEVEFQTLMWFDSIADVSDFMGEDYTVSHVPAAARAVLSRFDAHAVHYEVLDRREQPG, from the coding sequence ATGATCTGCCGGCTGTGGCGAGGCTGGACGAGTCCGGCAAACGCCGCAGCCTATGAGCGGATCGTCCGCGGCGAAGTCATCCCCGGCATCGAGGCGCGGCGCATCCCGGGCTTCCGCCATATCGACCTGATGCGCCGCGATGCCGGCGACGAAGTCGAGTTCCAGACCCTGATGTGGTTCGACAGCATCGCCGACGTGTCCGACTTCATGGGCGAGGATTACACCGTCAGCCACGTCCCCGCCGCGGCAAGGGCGGTGCTCTCCCGCTTCGATGCGCATGCCGTCCATTATGAAGTGCTAGACCGGCGGGAGCAGCCAGGGTGA
- the dnaN gene encoding DNA polymerase III subunit beta gives MKATIERATLLKSLGHVQSVVERRNTIPILSNVLIEATEDGTIRLMATDLDLQVNETVEANVTQPGATTVSAHTLFDIARKLPEGSQVELSAAEGKMQINAGRARFNLATLPRDDFPVIAEGDLPTKFELPAATLRQIIDKTRFAISTEETRYYLNGIFLHVSDEAQPVLKAAATDGHRLARVTVPRPAGAEGMPDVIIPRKCVGELRKLLDELDGTVEISLSESKVRFGLGSAILTSKLIDGTFPDYSRVIPTANDKLLKIDPRSFEEGVDRVATIASEKTRAVKMALDRDRVTLSVTSPEQGTAAEEVPGDYANEALEIGFNARYLLDILGQIEGDTVEVHLADAAAPTLLRENDKAPALYVLMPMRV, from the coding sequence ATGAAGGCGACGATCGAACGGGCTACGCTTCTCAAGAGCCTGGGGCACGTCCAGTCTGTGGTGGAGCGCAGGAACACCATCCCGATTCTGTCCAACGTGCTGATCGAAGCCACCGAAGACGGCACGATCCGCCTGATGGCGACCGACCTCGACCTGCAGGTGAACGAGACCGTCGAGGCCAACGTCACCCAGCCCGGCGCGACCACCGTCTCCGCCCACACGCTTTTCGACATCGCCCGCAAGCTTCCCGAAGGCAGCCAGGTCGAGCTGAGCGCCGCCGAGGGCAAGATGCAGATCAATGCCGGCCGCGCCCGCTTCAACCTCGCCACCTTGCCCCGCGACGATTTTCCGGTGATCGCCGAGGGCGACCTTCCGACCAAGTTCGAGCTTCCCGCAGCGACGCTCCGCCAGATCATCGACAAAACCCGCTTCGCCATCTCGACCGAAGAGACGCGCTACTATCTGAACGGCATCTTCCTCCACGTCTCGGATGAGGCGCAGCCGGTGCTGAAGGCGGCCGCCACCGATGGCCACCGCCTCGCCCGCGTGACGGTGCCGCGCCCGGCCGGCGCCGAGGGCATGCCGGACGTCATCATCCCGAGGAAGTGCGTCGGCGAGCTCCGCAAGCTGCTCGACGAGCTCGACGGCACGGTCGAAATCTCGCTTTCCGAATCGAAGGTCCGCTTCGGCCTCGGCAGCGCGATCCTGACCTCCAAGCTGATCGACGGCACCTTCCCCGACTACAGCCGCGTCATCCCGACGGCGAACGACAAGCTGCTGAAGATCGATCCGCGCTCCTTCGAGGAGGGCGTCGACCGCGTCGCCACCATCGCCAGCGAGAAGACCCGAGCGGTGAAGATGGCGCTCGACCGCGACCGCGTGACCCTATCGGTCACCAGCCCCGAGCAGGGCACCGCCGCCGAAGAAGTGCCCGGCGACTATGCCAACGAAGCGCTCGAGATCGGCTTCAACGCCCGCTATCTGCTCGACATCCTCGGCCAGATCGAAGGCGACACCGTCGAGGTCCATCTCGCCGACGCCGCCGCCCCGACCCTCTTGCGCGAGAATGACAAGGCGCCGGCGCTCTACGTGCTGATGCCGATGCGGGTCTGA
- a CDS encoding outer membrane protein, translating to MRSYVIAALLAGSVAFPAMAQPTSPFTGPRVEGLIGYDSLRSGEREDDADTATDQGDETIDGVGFGVGVGYDYDVGGVILGVEGEFMESSGEQDSDESIDGFTRSIETGRDLYVGGRVGMQVAPSTMIYAKGGYTNLAVEANYEGVDNTVEFDDNADGFRVGAGVEQLFGPNAYGKLEYRYSNYNNIEHNIEGATDVTRNIDLDRHQVVAGVGFRF from the coding sequence ATGCGTAGTTATGTTATCGCCGCCCTGCTGGCCGGCAGCGTCGCGTTTCCGGCGATGGCCCAACCCACGTCGCCCTTCACGGGCCCGCGGGTCGAAGGCCTGATCGGCTATGACTCCCTGCGCTCCGGCGAACGCGAGGACGACGCCGACACGGCCACCGACCAAGGCGACGAAACGATCGACGGCGTCGGCTTCGGCGTCGGCGTCGGCTACGACTATGACGTCGGCGGCGTGATCCTGGGCGTCGAGGGCGAGTTCATGGAATCGTCCGGCGAGCAGGATTCGGACGAGAGCATCGACGGCTTCACCCGCAGCATCGAGACGGGACGCGACCTTTATGTCGGCGGCCGTGTTGGCATGCAGGTGGCACCGAGCACGATGATCTACGCCAAGGGCGGCTACACCAACCTCGCCGTCGAGGCGAATTACGAGGGCGTCGACAATACTGTCGAGTTCGATGACAATGCCGACGGCTTCCGCGTCGGCGCGGGCGTCGAGCAGCTGTTCGGCCCCAATGCCTATGGCAAGCTCGAATATCGCTATTCGAACTACAACAATATCGAGCACAACATCGAGGGCGCCACCGACGTCACCCGGAACATCGACCTCGACCGTCACCAGGTGGTCGCCGGCGTCGGCTTCCGCTTCTGA
- the rlmN gene encoding 23S rRNA (adenine(2503)-C(2))-methyltransferase RlmN has protein sequence MTAAMPIPGLIDPVPVPRAPAVGDDPRTDLVGLSREAIRAALEEAGLDARQAKLRAKQLWHQIYNRGATGFEAMSDIAKPQRAWFAERFRIGRPDVVVQQVSTDGTRKWLLKAGDGHDFEMVFIPDADRGTLCVSSQVGCTLNCRFCHTGTMRLVRNLTAGEIVGQVMLARDALGEWPSQPEGRMLSNIVMMGMGEPLYNFDNVRDALKIVMDGDGLGLSRRRITLSTSGVVPMMAKAGEEIGVNLAVSLHAVTKEVRDEIVPLNRKYGIEELLEACAAYPGANNARRITFEYVMLKDKNDSDEDARELVRLIRKYKLPAKVNLIPFNPWPGAPYECSTDERVERFSDIIFEAGISAPIRRPRGRDIMAACGQLKSAAEKKSRAELDRLAEEKLAALPAV, from the coding sequence ATGACAGCTGCCATGCCCATTCCGGGTCTTATCGACCCTGTTCCCGTGCCGCGCGCTCCCGCCGTGGGCGACGACCCGCGCACTGACCTCGTCGGCCTGTCGAGGGAAGCGATTCGGGCGGCGCTGGAGGAAGCGGGGCTGGATGCGCGCCAGGCGAAGCTTCGCGCCAAGCAGCTCTGGCACCAGATCTACAATCGCGGCGCCACCGGCTTCGAAGCGATGAGCGACATCGCCAAGCCGCAGCGGGCGTGGTTCGCCGAGCGCTTCCGGATCGGGCGGCCGGACGTCGTCGTGCAGCAGGTCTCGACCGACGGCACTCGCAAATGGCTGCTCAAGGCCGGTGACGGCCATGACTTCGAGATGGTGTTCATCCCGGATGCGGATCGGGGCACGCTCTGCGTCTCCAGCCAGGTCGGCTGCACCCTCAATTGCCGCTTCTGCCACACCGGCACGATGCGGCTGGTTCGCAATCTCACCGCCGGCGAGATCGTCGGCCAGGTGATGCTGGCCCGCGATGCGCTCGGCGAATGGCCGTCCCAGCCGGAGGGGCGCATGCTTTCCAACATCGTCATGATGGGCATGGGCGAGCCGCTCTACAATTTCGACAATGTCCGCGACGCGCTGAAGATCGTGATGGACGGCGACGGCCTTGGCTTGTCGCGCCGCCGGATCACCCTTTCGACCTCGGGCGTCGTGCCGATGATGGCCAAGGCGGGCGAGGAGATCGGCGTCAATCTCGCCGTCTCGCTCCATGCCGTGACCAAGGAAGTCCGCGACGAGATCGTGCCCCTCAATCGCAAATATGGCATCGAGGAGCTGCTGGAGGCCTGCGCGGCTTATCCCGGCGCCAACAACGCCCGCCGCATCACCTTCGAATATGTGATGCTGAAGGACAAGAACGACAGCGACGAGGATGCGCGCGAGCTGGTCCGCCTGATCCGCAAATACAAGCTTCCGGCCAAGGTCAATCTCATCCCGTTCAATCCCTGGCCCGGCGCACCCTATGAATGCTCGACCGACGAGCGGGTCGAGCGCTTCTCCGACATCATCTTCGAGGCGGGCATCAGCGCCCCCATCCGCCGCCCGCGCGGCCGCGACATCATGGCGGCCTGCGGCCAGCTCAAATCGGCGGCGGAAAAGAAGAGTCGCGCGGAGCTCGATCGCCTGGCCGAGGAAAAGCTGGCGGCGCTGCCCGCCGTCTGA
- a CDS encoding winged helix-turn-helix domain-containing protein, with translation MVISAAPSSAWGSTRSSVNVLARAHYLPAFSRLGVYDRQLLDRAAWGRNKRERRLFEYWAHEASLLPFDLHPLLRWRMAAADRGEIGWRSLRAFAGQRRPEAEAILARIRMEGPLAASDFDQGKGNGGWWGWGHTKQALEWLFWAGHITTATRRVSFERVYDIPERVIPPAILTLPTPAEAEAKRALVALAAGALGIATEADLRDYFRLDPASTATAVKELVEDGVLVPVSVQGWSRPAYLHREARWPRRIEGQALLAPFDPLIWHRGRAERLFGFRYRIEIYTPAEKRTHGYYVLPFLLDDRLVARVDLKADRRHSRLLVQATTLEPDAPAETSEWLENELQLMAKWLDLETIDHRHR, from the coding sequence ATGGTCATCTCCGCCGCACCGTCGAGCGCCTGGGGCTCCACCAGATCGAGCGTCAACGTCCTCGCCCGCGCCCATTATCTGCCGGCCTTTTCCCGCCTCGGCGTCTATGATCGCCAGCTTCTCGACCGGGCGGCCTGGGGGCGAAACAAGCGGGAGCGGCGGCTGTTCGAATATTGGGCGCACGAAGCGTCGCTGCTTCCGTTCGATCTGCATCCTCTCCTGCGCTGGCGCATGGCGGCGGCCGATCGGGGCGAGATCGGCTGGCGAAGCCTGCGCGCCTTTGCAGGGCAGCGTCGCCCCGAAGCCGAGGCGATATTGGCGCGCATCCGGATGGAAGGCCCCCTCGCCGCCTCCGATTTCGACCAGGGCAAGGGCAATGGCGGCTGGTGGGGCTGGGGCCATACGAAGCAGGCACTGGAATGGCTGTTCTGGGCCGGACACATCACGACTGCCACCCGCCGCGTAAGCTTCGAGCGGGTGTACGACATCCCCGAGCGCGTGATCCCGCCTGCTATCCTTACCTTGCCGACGCCTGCCGAAGCCGAAGCGAAGCGGGCGCTGGTGGCACTTGCCGCTGGAGCGTTGGGCATCGCCACCGAGGCCGACCTGCGCGACTATTTCCGCCTGGATCCCGCATCAACGGCGACGGCGGTGAAGGAGCTGGTCGAGGACGGGGTGCTCGTTCCGGTGAGCGTGCAAGGCTGGAGCAGACCGGCTTACCTGCACCGCGAGGCCCGCTGGCCGCGACGTATCGAAGGCCAGGCCCTGCTCGCCCCTTTCGATCCGCTGATCTGGCACCGCGGTCGCGCGGAGCGGCTGTTCGGCTTTCGCTATCGAATCGAAATCTACACGCCCGCGGAAAAGCGGACGCATGGCTATTATGTCCTGCCCTTCCTGCTCGACGACCGGCTCGTCGCCCGCGTCGATCTGAAGGCAGACCGCCGGCACTCCCGTCTCCTGGTCCAAGCGACGACCCTGGAGCCTGACGCGCCGGCGGAAACGAGCGAGTGGCTCGAAAATGAACTCCAGCTCATGGCGAAGTGGCTCGACCTCGAAACGATCGATCACCGGCACCGCTAG
- a CDS encoding SAM-dependent methyltransferase: MWLLAKLLARVVKRGELLVIDHDGREYRFGVPDPERRRVVVRLTDRRAALDIARDPRLGGGEAYMNGRLVMVEGEILDLLDLFRSNAPWGRGRGDGGVKKSGSRLLARLDRLNWQQRSKQNVAHHYDLSDRLYDLFLDADRQYSCAYFTDPGNSLDQAQADKKAHIASKLYLQPGQRVLDIGCGWGGMALYLNRVADVDVLGITLSEEQLKVARRRAEEAGVAERVKFELIDYRDIDGTFDRIVSVGMFEHVGPPHYRTFFRQCRSLLKPDGVMLLHTIGRMGEPGVTDAWTRKYIFPGGYIPALSEIVRASERTKLILADVETLRLHYAYTGEHWYRRVTEKRDEIVTLYDERFFRMWQFYLAGVVVTFRYGGMVNYQLQYIRDRHALPITRDYMAEAEDRYRAVAPTSARARLRPAESELAE, translated from the coding sequence ATGTGGCTGCTGGCTAAGCTGCTTGCGCGCGTGGTTAAGCGCGGTGAGCTTCTGGTGATCGACCATGACGGGCGGGAATATCGCTTTGGCGTCCCCGATCCGGAACGCCGCCGAGTCGTCGTCCGACTGACCGACCGGCGCGCCGCATTAGACATCGCGCGGGACCCGCGGCTCGGCGGGGGCGAGGCCTATATGAACGGCCGACTGGTGATGGTCGAAGGCGAGATACTCGATCTCCTCGACCTGTTCCGCTCCAACGCGCCCTGGGGCCGAGGACGTGGCGACGGGGGCGTGAAGAAGAGCGGCAGCCGCCTGCTGGCGCGGCTCGACCGGCTCAACTGGCAGCAGCGCTCGAAGCAGAACGTCGCCCATCATTACGACCTGTCGGACCGGCTCTACGACCTCTTCCTCGACGCGGACCGGCAATATAGCTGCGCCTATTTCACCGATCCCGGCAACAGCCTGGACCAGGCTCAGGCGGACAAAAAGGCGCATATCGCGTCCAAGCTCTATTTGCAGCCCGGGCAGCGGGTGCTCGACATAGGCTGCGGCTGGGGCGGCATGGCGCTCTACCTCAACCGCGTCGCCGACGTGGATGTGCTCGGCATCACCTTGTCGGAGGAGCAGCTGAAGGTCGCACGCCGCCGCGCCGAGGAAGCGGGCGTCGCGGAGCGGGTCAAGTTCGAGCTGATCGACTATCGCGACATCGACGGCACGTTCGATCGGATCGTGTCTGTCGGCATGTTCGAGCATGTCGGGCCGCCGCATTACCGGACCTTCTTCCGCCAATGCCGCAGCCTCCTTAAGCCGGACGGCGTGATGCTGCTGCACACGATCGGCCGCATGGGCGAGCCGGGGGTGACGGACGCCTGGACGCGCAAATATATTTTCCCCGGCGGCTACATCCCGGCGCTTTCGGAAATCGTGCGGGCCAGCGAGCGCACCAAGCTCATCCTCGCCGACGTCGAGACGCTGCGCCTTCATTACGCCTATACCGGCGAGCATTGGTATCGCCGCGTGACGGAGAAGCGCGACGAAATCGTGACGCTCTATGACGAGCGCTTCTTCCGCATGTGGCAATTCTATCTGGCGGGCGTCGTCGTCACCTTCCGCTACGGCGGCATGGTGAACTACCAGCTCCAATACATCCGAGACCGCCACGCCCTGCCGATCACCCGCGACTATATGGCCGAGGCGGAGGACCGCTATCGGGCCGTCGCACCGACGTCCGCGCGTGCCCGCTTGCGACCGGCGGAGAGCGAGTTGGCTGAATAA
- a CDS encoding phosphatase PAP2 family protein produces the protein MTDRDWLAPSIALTVASGLIAIVLIPDYAGVMPAVMILPYWMLASAVLASICWFLSMLIARVDSPIAHMRKAVANDPRRAGLGVFCIFLAGINMTTFMWTKPLLNYLVPFWADPLLANVDHAVFFGRDPWTLLTWLNSTPAAIFYHRGWFALMIVTLVIVLAAPPSPRKSAVMLTYFTLWSVVGPLVHSTLPAAGPIFFDQLGYGNRFSDLHSVSETKDAATYLWAIYSSNGFGPGSGISAMPSLHIATTAWMMIAVHIFARRLMMPMAIAGIFIFLLSIALGWHYAADGIVGAGCAVLCFQLLHKFYRGRRLLASKLAGNPADSRATPIQAREAHVIE, from the coding sequence ATGACCGATCGTGACTGGCTGGCGCCGAGTATCGCCCTCACTGTTGCGTCGGGCCTGATCGCCATCGTTCTGATCCCGGACTACGCGGGCGTCATGCCAGCGGTCATGATACTTCCTTACTGGATGCTTGCATCGGCGGTCCTGGCGAGCATCTGCTGGTTCTTGTCCATGCTGATCGCACGCGTGGATAGCCCGATTGCTCATATGCGCAAGGCTGTCGCCAATGACCCACGACGCGCGGGGCTAGGAGTATTCTGCATATTCCTTGCCGGCATCAACATGACGACCTTCATGTGGACAAAGCCATTATTGAATTACTTGGTTCCGTTTTGGGCGGACCCGCTACTGGCCAATGTTGATCATGCAGTATTTTTCGGCCGTGACCCTTGGACGCTGCTCACGTGGCTGAACTCAACTCCAGCTGCGATATTCTACCATAGAGGCTGGTTCGCACTGATGATCGTGACCTTGGTGATCGTTCTCGCCGCTCCTCCGTCGCCAAGAAAATCGGCCGTCATGCTGACTTATTTCACCCTATGGTCAGTCGTCGGTCCCCTGGTGCACTCTACTCTGCCCGCAGCGGGCCCCATTTTCTTCGATCAATTGGGTTACGGGAATCGTTTTTCAGACCTGCACAGCGTTTCGGAGACAAAGGACGCCGCGACCTATCTCTGGGCAATCTATTCGAGCAACGGTTTCGGTCCTGGCAGCGGCATCTCAGCCATGCCCTCACTCCACATCGCCACAACCGCCTGGATGATGATCGCAGTACATATTTTTGCGCGGCGCTTGATGATGCCCATGGCAATCGCGGGCATCTTCATTTTTCTACTCTCGATTGCGCTCGGTTGGCACTATGCCGCCGACGGTATTGTCGGGGCGGGGTGCGCCGTCTTGTGCTTTCAGTTGTTGCACAAATTCTATCGCGGGCGGCGCCTCTTGGCGTCGAAGCTTGCGGGCAATCCAGCTGATTCCCGGGCCACTCCAATTCAGGCCAGGGAAGCGCACGTCATCGAGTGA
- a CDS encoding glycosyltransferase family 2 protein, whose protein sequence is MSAPALSVVIPCYNEAACLAELHRRVSAAARASAGDSYEIVLVNDGSRDGSWAAMQDLARNDERLVAINLSRNHGHQLALTAGLDLCSGERILIIDADLQDPPELLPQMVAEMDAQGADVVYAVRRARAGETHFKKATAKIFYRLLSRLTDVEIPLDAGDFRLMSRRALDALLSLPEQARFIRGMVAWVGFRQVPFAYDRAERFSGVTKYPLGKMISFALDAVTGFSTAPLRLASHIGLWLVGASLLLLLYIAIGWLSGSTIQGWTSLMLVVVILGAVQMFVLGMIGEYLGRLYIEAKRRPLYIVSDIAGRAAGRPQLGHVAHEAETIATSETPGGKGIRPMR, encoded by the coding sequence ATGAGCGCTCCTGCCCTGTCGGTTGTGATCCCCTGCTACAATGAGGCGGCGTGCCTGGCCGAGCTGCATCGCCGGGTGAGCGCGGCGGCGCGGGCGAGCGCGGGCGACTCCTATGAGATCGTGCTCGTCAATGACGGCTCGCGCGACGGCAGCTGGGCGGCCATGCAGGACCTGGCGCGGAACGACGAGCGGCTGGTGGCGATCAACCTCTCGCGCAATCACGGCCACCAGCTGGCGCTGACGGCGGGCCTCGACCTCTGTTCGGGCGAGCGCATCCTGATCATCGACGCCGATCTCCAGGACCCGCCGGAACTGCTGCCGCAGATGGTGGCGGAGATGGACGCGCAGGGGGCGGACGTCGTCTACGCCGTGCGCCGGGCGCGCGCGGGCGAAACGCATTTCAAGAAGGCGACCGCCAAGATTTTCTACCGGTTGCTGTCGCGGCTGACGGATGTGGAAATCCCGCTCGACGCCGGCGACTTCCGTCTGATGAGCCGCCGCGCCTTGGACGCGCTGCTGAGCCTTCCCGAGCAAGCGCGCTTCATCCGCGGCATGGTGGCGTGGGTCGGTTTTCGACAGGTGCCCTTTGCTTACGATCGGGCGGAGCGCTTCTCCGGCGTCACCAAATATCCGCTGGGCAAGATGATCAGCTTCGCGCTCGACGCGGTGACCGGATTCTCCACCGCGCCGCTGCGCCTGGCGAGCCATATCGGCCTATGGCTGGTCGGCGCCTCGCTGCTGCTGCTGCTCTACATCGCGATCGGCTGGCTGAGCGGCAGCACGATCCAGGGTTGGACGTCGCTGATGCTGGTCGTTGTGATTCTCGGCGCGGTGCAGATGTTCGTGCTCGGCATGATCGGCGAATATCTGGGGCGGCTCTATATCGAGGCGAAGCGACGGCCCCTCTACATCGTGTCGGATATTGCCGGACGAGCCGCCGGTCGGCCGCAGCTCGGCCATGTCGCTCACGAGGCCGAGACGATCGCGACCAGCGAGACCCCAGGCGGGAAGGGCATTCGCCCGATGAGGTGA